The following proteins are encoded in a genomic region of Natrinema sp. DC36:
- a CDS encoding S8 family serine peptidase, with translation MKEYKSISRRSVIKGIGGSGIIGAVGTASGSDRTVADDREVYIVLGGGTGLRSRLSRAGFEVRHELADGAVFIVQGPKAKRDELRSMAAVTDAVTNETYVFDDIEQSEGEVVRRDEPLSDKQWDKRLIRADAAHDRATGDGTTIAIIDSGVSFNHPDLASRVDADRSRLVRNAHVHAGTGEVRTATNSGLVLKPTERITQPVAADVDGHGSHVAGIAAAPRNSFGIVGMAPDALIVSLRTMFFDPVYSYGETTYSQLIGTLADILIAIDYAVDLGVDVVNASIRGIRPNNSRAFAAVRRVVQHAMQQGVVVVAAAGNRGVNVDRESDYVLPAETPGTVTVAATGPTDKRSIYSNYGNGAVDVAAPGGGYETRAKTRTTDPDAVAYPHPTNYVLSTVPESIYGERYLYKPGTSMAAPQVAGLACLLRELAPDLHPRRVRQAITQGAVELSGDNTDGLGAGRIDAPAAIERISDRL, from the coding sequence ATGAAAGAGTACAAAAGCATTTCGAGGCGGTCGGTGATCAAAGGGATCGGTGGAAGTGGCATCATCGGCGCGGTCGGAACCGCTAGCGGGAGCGACCGGACTGTGGCGGACGACCGCGAGGTCTATATCGTCCTCGGTGGGGGGACCGGGCTCCGCTCCCGACTCTCGAGGGCCGGGTTCGAAGTACGACACGAACTGGCCGACGGAGCGGTTTTCATCGTCCAAGGGCCGAAAGCGAAGCGCGACGAGCTTCGGTCGATGGCGGCCGTCACTGACGCCGTTACGAACGAGACGTACGTTTTCGACGATATCGAACAAAGCGAGGGCGAGGTGGTTCGCAGGGACGAGCCGTTGTCCGACAAACAGTGGGATAAGCGACTCATCCGCGCGGACGCGGCCCACGACCGGGCGACCGGCGATGGAACGACGATCGCGATTATCGACTCGGGAGTCAGTTTCAACCATCCGGATCTCGCATCGCGGGTCGACGCCGACCGGAGCCGACTCGTTCGAAACGCACACGTCCACGCCGGAACCGGCGAGGTGCGGACGGCCACGAACTCCGGACTCGTATTGAAGCCGACCGAACGGATCACACAGCCCGTCGCCGCCGACGTCGATGGACACGGCTCCCACGTCGCCGGCATCGCCGCCGCACCGCGCAACAGCTTCGGGATCGTCGGGATGGCCCCCGATGCGTTGATCGTCTCGCTTCGCACGATGTTTTTCGACCCCGTATACTCGTACGGTGAGACCACGTACAGCCAGCTTATCGGGACGCTTGCGGACATCCTCATCGCGATCGACTACGCCGTCGACCTCGGCGTCGACGTGGTCAACGCGAGCATTCGCGGGATCCGACCCAACAACAGCCGCGCGTTCGCCGCGGTTCGCCGCGTCGTGCAACACGCGATGCAACAGGGGGTCGTGGTCGTGGCCGCCGCCGGCAACAGAGGGGTCAACGTCGACCGTGAATCCGACTACGTGCTCCCCGCCGAGACCCCCGGAACAGTCACCGTCGCGGCGACCGGCCCGACCGACAAACGCAGCATCTACTCGAACTACGGTAACGGGGCGGTCGACGTCGCTGCGCCCGGCGGCGGCTACGAGACGCGAGCGAAAACACGGACGACCGATCCCGACGCGGTCGCGTACCCGCATCCGACGAACTACGTCCTCTCGACGGTCCCGGAATCGATTTACGGCGAGCGGTATCTGTACAAACCCGGCACGTCGATGGCGGCACCGCAGGTCGCCGGACTCGCCTGTTTGCTCCGCGAACTCGCGCCCGACCTACACCCGCGGCGCGTCCGGCAGGCGATCACGCAGGGTGCGGTCGAACTCTCGGGAGACAACACCGACGGGCTCGGTGCCGGCCGTATCGATGCACCCGCCGCGATCGAGCGGATCTCGGATCGTCTCTGA
- a CDS encoding CinA family protein, with protein MNDDIDRDLPMDVADALRDREETLAVAESCTGGLIGAAITAVPGASDYFDAGLTTYAYGAKRRHLGVSREALDEHGAVSEHVAREMARGIRDVADVTWGLSTTGVAGPTGGSDDNPVGTVYIGVSYAGPWGSEESYATVSRYEFDGDRADVRAETVDRALEDLLSELEARETSR; from the coding sequence GTGAACGACGACATCGATCGCGACCTGCCGATGGACGTCGCCGACGCGCTCCGCGATCGCGAGGAGACGCTGGCGGTCGCCGAATCCTGCACCGGTGGACTGATCGGCGCGGCGATCACCGCCGTTCCGGGCGCGAGCGACTACTTCGACGCCGGGTTGACGACGTACGCCTACGGGGCCAAACGCCGCCACCTCGGGGTGAGTCGCGAAGCGCTGGACGAACACGGTGCCGTCTCCGAACACGTCGCCCGCGAGATGGCCCGGGGTATCCGGGATGTCGCGGACGTGACGTGGGGTCTCTCGACGACCGGTGTCGCCGGCCCGACCGGCGGCAGCGACGACAATCCGGTTGGCACCGTCTACATCGGCGTCTCCTACGCGGGTCCATGGGGCAGCGAGGAGTCGTACGCGACCGTCTCGCGATACGAATTCGACGGCGACCGCGCCGACGTTCGCGCCGAGACCGTCGACCGGGCGCTCGAGGACCTGCTCTCCGAACTCGAGGCGCGGGAAACAAGTCGCTGA
- a CDS encoding metal-dependent hydrolase, with the protein MNKKGHVLNAVLLSIGVGYLLEPVGDMETFRTIVMIGVPVTLGALFPDVDTAFGKHRKTLHNLPILIGFVAFPYVFGNLEYVWIGVLTHYVLDISGSKRGIALFYPLWKEEFGLPIGVAVSSKRADLMMVIVTVGELALAAALVFEVPRWGFEMGRQLLGL; encoded by the coding sequence ATGAACAAGAAGGGCCACGTGCTGAACGCCGTTCTGTTGAGCATCGGGGTGGGCTATCTGCTCGAACCGGTGGGGGATATGGAGACGTTCAGAACGATCGTGATGATCGGCGTGCCCGTGACGCTCGGAGCGCTCTTCCCGGACGTCGACACCGCCTTCGGCAAACACCGGAAGACGCTGCACAACCTGCCGATCCTGATCGGCTTCGTCGCCTTCCCGTACGTGTTCGGCAACCTCGAGTACGTCTGGATCGGCGTGTTGACCCATTACGTTCTCGATATCTCCGGGAGCAAGCGCGGGATCGCGCTGTTTTACCCGCTTTGGAAGGAGGAGTTCGGACTCCCGATCGGCGTCGCGGTCAGCAGTAAACGCGCGGATCTCATGATGGTAATCGTCACCGTCGGCGAACTGGCCCTCGCCGCCGCGCTCGTGTTCGAAGTCCCCCGGTGGGGCTTCGAGATGGGGCGACAGCTACTCGGTCTGTAG
- a CDS encoding DUF5789 family protein, protein MSDEDEEAEPAVSLGEPTPVEGAPLARVSSRLTWPKEKSEVDRLEGESVIRTPDGPRELSTVLEDVDETYFQRHQEFEANVRNVIGTGPIPTADE, encoded by the coding sequence ATGAGTGACGAGGACGAGGAGGCGGAGCCGGCAGTCTCACTCGGAGAGCCGACTCCCGTCGAGGGCGCGCCGCTCGCCCGCGTGAGTTCGCGACTGACCTGGCCGAAAGAGAAGAGCGAAGTCGACCGACTCGAGGGCGAGAGCGTGATCCGGACCCCCGACGGACCCCGCGAGCTCTCTACCGTGCTCGAGGACGTCGACGAGACGTACTTCCAGCGACACCAGGAGTTCGAAGCGAACGTCCGGAACGTGATCGGTACCGGACCGATTCCGACCGCGGACGAGTAA
- a CDS encoding CPBP family intramembrane glutamic endopeptidase has translation MVSEPDRYDGRWLRNRLELSWVQKSVVAGAVLTLLWMRLVPSGLDQRIVVDGVLLIGGPLALGLSHGNRLGWRIDRVAVRNTVLLALFVLPFYVVGSTLPTIRAYYPIWETTAAPAVFIPHAMKLFLLALAAETYYRGLLCVGVKEIGISAVFISPVVYMLHHTSKPPIEFLLSGPTDVLFGAVDYKSNSILPSVVAHGGGLILLDWLVIHDPLFDPNRLIRFLEWAPIPL, from the coding sequence GTGGTGTCCGAGCCGGATCGGTACGACGGTCGCTGGCTCCGGAACCGATTGGAGCTCTCCTGGGTCCAGAAGTCGGTAGTGGCCGGAGCCGTGCTCACGCTGTTGTGGATGCGACTCGTTCCCAGCGGGCTGGATCAGCGAATCGTCGTCGACGGCGTGCTCCTGATCGGCGGACCGCTCGCGCTCGGACTGTCCCACGGGAACCGTCTCGGGTGGCGGATCGACCGCGTCGCCGTCCGAAATACGGTGTTGCTCGCGCTGTTCGTCCTCCCCTTCTACGTCGTCGGCTCGACGCTACCGACGATCCGGGCGTACTATCCGATCTGGGAGACGACGGCCGCACCGGCGGTGTTCATCCCGCACGCGATGAAACTGTTTCTCCTCGCGCTGGCCGCCGAGACCTACTATCGCGGCCTGCTCTGCGTCGGCGTCAAAGAAATCGGCATCAGCGCGGTGTTCATCAGCCCCGTCGTCTACATGCTTCACCACACCTCGAAGCCGCCGATCGAGTTCCTGCTGTCGGGGCCCACGGACGTCCTGTTCGGTGCGGTCGACTACAAATCCAATTCTATCCTCCCGTCCGTCGTTGCCCACGGCGGCGGGCTGATTCTCCTCGACTGGCTCGTCATCCACGACCCGTTGTTCGATCCGAATCGATTGATCCGATTCCTCGAGTGGGCCCCGATTCCGCTCTAG
- a CDS encoding DUF302 domain-containing protein, with protein sequence MALPIDPTKIDPDDYGEHRAVLEMEHEEAIEHTREVFTDVGFGVPAEFSPSDLLNEKVDADRDPYYVLGACNPQIADRVLDVTEQMGALFPCNVVVWEEEPGRQVVYHVSIMKIARLLGIAPDDENWQAIVDETGELVDEAYANL encoded by the coding sequence ATGGCGCTTCCTATCGACCCGACGAAGATCGATCCGGACGACTACGGCGAGCACCGCGCGGTCCTCGAGATGGAGCACGAAGAAGCCATCGAGCACACCCGGGAGGTGTTCACAGATGTGGGGTTCGGCGTCCCGGCGGAGTTCTCGCCGTCGGATCTGCTCAACGAGAAAGTCGACGCCGACCGCGATCCCTACTACGTGCTCGGGGCCTGCAACCCCCAGATCGCCGACCGAGTGCTGGACGTGACCGAACAGATGGGGGCGCTGTTCCCATGTAACGTCGTCGTCTGGGAGGAGGAGCCGGGCCGACAGGTCGTCTACCACGTCTCGATCATGAAGATCGCACGGCTGCTCGGGATCGCCCCCGACGACGAGAACTGGCAGGCGATCGTCGACGAGACCGGCGAGTTGGTCGACGAAGCCTACGCGAACCTGTAG